The Hyphomonas sediminis genome contains the following window.
GATCAAATCCGAGGCCCGTGCATCGATCAGTGCCTGAATGTCCGGAGAGACACCCCGTTCATACTTCAGCAGACGCGAAGCGTTGAGGCTGAAGTCAAAATCGCCAATCCGGGTACCGTCAAGGTTCCAGATGAAGCCGAGGTCAACACCTTCGACCGATTGCGGCTGAAGGTTCTGATAAAGGTCGTCGACATACTGAACCTGCCCGACCGGCGTAAGACCAGTTCCGGCAAAGCGGGCAATATCATCAGCCGTCGGATCCAGGCGAACAACATTGGAATTGCTCGTCCCCTGAACACGATTGAGATAGTCAACAATGAGCGCGTTGCCCTCACCGAACACCCCAACAATGCCGGTCTGCTCGATGGACCAGAAGTCGGCAGTGAATGTCATGTTGCCGGCAAAATCAGGCAGGCCCTGCGGCTGAATGACGGCGCCAACGGTCCAGTTCGTCGACTCTTCAGGCTTCAGGTTTGGGTTGCCCGCGCGGCGGGCGGTTGCCACGACGCTGGCGTTGCAGTCGTTGAACGACGCGATCCGGCCAGCCCGGTAGTCGGCCTCACACATGACCCAATCGGTCCGTGTGTTGCCGCGCGTGATGATGGTCGCGTTCACCTGTTCCAGGTTTGGCGCGCGGAAACCTTCCGAATATGCGCCGCGGATGCGGAGGCCGTCGATCACGTCCCAGGACAGGGCTGCCTTCGGTTTGGCTACGCTTCCAAAGTCGCTGTAGTCCTCGAACCGTCCAGCCAGCTGAAGGTCGAGCGCCTGCACCAACGGGATATTCATCTCCGGCGAGACCAGCGGAACAGCAAGCTCGATGTAAGCGGAGGCGACATTGCGCGAACCACTTGTGTCCGGGGTGGGGCTGACGCCGAACAGGTTGCTCCCCTGCGTAATACCAAGAACCGTATCATACCAGGTGACAGTCCCGTCGACATTCCTGTCGCGGTCATCAAGTTGCGTTTCACGGCGATATTCGAGGCCTGCAGCCAGGCCGACGTCACCCGCCCAGATCTGAAGGAGATCAGGGCGCGAAATGTTCGCATCCCACTGGAAGAGCGTCGTTTTGTTGCGGCGGTTGGCTTCAATCGTGATGGCATCGAGCGCCGCCTGCGAGCTGAACGCATTGTCCGATCCCGGATTGAGCGGATCGCCGCCATTAAACGGATTGAATGCATCCGGTGTGGACAGCGCGAGACTTTCCTGGAGCGCCGACGCGCTGATACCGTCCTGACGGTCATCCACTTTTGCTTCGCTGTAGAGAAGCGCCGTTTCCCAATCCCAGCCGCCGAAATCGCCGCGCAGACCGGTCAGAGCGCGGTATTGCTCAGCGCGTACGCGCACGGTCGTCGGCCCAAGGTCGGAAAAGCGCAGGCCGGTCAGAACGATAGGCAGGCCTTCGGCAGGCGCATCAATGCCCGGAAGCCGGTTCGGATTAGGATCGCCATTCGCAAATTGAGTCGGACCGAAGGGGTTCCAGTAGTTCGTTTCCGGAATCGTCATCCGGATCGAGCCAATGGTGAAGACAGAGTCCTGAACGCTGACAGTATCTGCGCGGTAGAAGCCTGCTTCACCGAACAGCTCCATGCCGTTTTCCAGCTCATACTTACCCATTGCGAACAGGTTTGTGCGCTCCAGATCGGGAGAAATGGCGATCGGATAGCTCTTCCGCGCATCCCAGCGCATGTTGATGTCGCCACCGGTATAGGCAGCCGAAGCATCATCGATGCAGATGCCATTTGGCAGGCCGGCAAGGCACCCGGCGTTCGTGCCCGGCTGAACATGGAAAGCACCCGCAGCGCTGGTCAGCGAGACGCCGCCCTGCGTTACGCGAACGTTTCCGACCGTTTGGAAAGCGCCCCATGGGGTCGTCGTGGAACTATTGAGCAGCGCATTGCTGCCCGCATATTGCGTGCCCGCAAAAAGCGGACGCAAATCTCCGGATGCTGAAAACTCCTGATCGCTGGCCAGAAGCGCTGAGCGGTCTGTATAGTTTGCAAACAAAGTGATATTGCCACGGCCATCGGCAAAGCTCTTGCCGAAGAGGCCATTCAGCGTCAGTTCGTTGAGGTTCGTATCCGGAGCGCCGCCATATTGCGCTTCAATACGCGCACCTTCAAAGTCGTCCTGAAGCACCATGTTGACCACGCCGGCCACAGCATCGGAGCCATAGATGGCGCCTGCGCCATCGCGCAGAACCTCGACCCGCTTGATGCCGTTTACCGGCACCGTGTTCGAGTTGAAGGTGAGAACAGGCGCAAGCGTGTCGCTCGCCTGGCTGCTCGGATAGCTGACGCCCCGACGGCCATTGATAAGAACGAGCGTGCTGCCGACGCCCAGATTGCGCAGATCGACGGACCCCACGTCGCCACGCGCAAAGTTACTGCTGACCTGGCCAGAGGTCTGGTTGAAGCTGACGTCACCAAACTGCGGAATAGCGCGGAACAGGTCTTCAC
Protein-coding sequences here:
- a CDS encoding TonB-dependent receptor, which produces MSNEAARIAFGLAALAVLSAGVSVAQEKYEISIAPARAADAIKSLSFQTGHSVLFQTEDVGSIRTNAVKGQMTLREAMDALFKGTALTGGLTESGIMTISLAGGQNQDGLESDVTNMISKKTLMATVSAIVFGAAGAQAQEVDAAADEVKRQEVVVVVGSRIAGADVGGALPVTVVGAEEIEAIAAVSGEDLFRAIPQFGDVSFNQTSGQVSSNFARGDVGSVDLRNLGVGSTLVLINGRRGVSYPSSQASDTLAPVLTFNSNTVPVNGIKRVEVLRDGAGAIYGSDAVAGVVNMVLQDDFEGARIEAQYGGAPDTNLNELTLNGLFGKSFADGRGNITLFANYTDRSALLASDQEFSASGDLRPLFAGTQYAGSNALLNSSTTTPWGAFQTVGNVRVTQGGVSLTSAAGAFHVQPGTNAGCLAGLPNGICIDDASAAYTGGDINMRWDARKSYPIAISPDLERTNLFAMGKYELENGMELFGEAGFYRADTVSVQDSVFTIGSIRMTIPETNYWNPFGPTQFANGDPNPNRLPGIDAPAEGLPIVLTGLRFSDLGPTTVRVRAEQYRALTGLRGDFGGWDWETALLYSEAKVDDRQDGISASALQESLALSTPDAFNPFNGGDPLNPGSDNAFSSQAALDAITIEANRRNKTTLFQWDANISRPDLLQIWAGDVGLAAGLEYRRETQLDDRDRNVDGTVTWYDTVLGITQGSNLFGVSPTPDTSGSRNVASAYIELAVPLVSPEMNIPLVQALDLQLAGRFEDYSDFGSVAKPKAALSWDVIDGLRIRGAYSEGFRAPNLEQVNATIITRGNTRTDWVMCEADYRAGRIASFNDCNASVVATARRAGNPNLKPEESTNWTVGAVIQPQGLPDFAGNMTFTADFWSIEQTGIVGVFGEGNALIVDYLNRVQGTSNSNVVRLDPTADDIARFAGTGLTPVGQVQYVDDLYQNLQPQSVEGVDLGFIWNLDGTRIGDFDFSLNASRLLKYERGVSPDIQALIDARASDLINELTTLPEGEDLIEQNGNPKWRLSSSLTWSYNQFRVGANATYVSGVDDTSLSAGLGNYYRVDDHTLVNLYGQYSFEQDGLLANSRIRIGARNLFDKDPPLADETFGYMGSLYPATPRYLYVSVQKEF